A portion of the Magnetococcales bacterium genome contains these proteins:
- a CDS encoding HAMP domain-containing protein, translating into MLQKATDNQDAESLRLDTEIKKRTEEYYNSFKTVATNETEKGLTAQSGLQGAFREAAHAMEKQILRYDTEEIYLALLQTRRTEKDFLLRKEAKYVTQLEGNVKQFSTVVAESTLPDTIKKQLSDQAALYLKDFQNASAALLAGKGDGSGQAHGYREIAHDIEHALQALYVPGLARIYLELRKDEKDYQLRGEEKYVAHVAKRIQAIHQALASATIPDDDKKSLANAARTYAQTFAALVEKDQEIQAAAERMRAAIHAMEPLIADLVKEASTDMSKTADETNSHARHNAQLALTTSLVILMIGAVLAWIIGHAISVPVRSLQKMTEIFGQGDLTVTTDIRQKDEVGQMATSLSATVTRLQEVLGQVKLASIEVAQGSLQLSDASQGLSNSSTEQAAAIEQTSSAMEQMTASIRLNNDTAQITEKISQQAATDAVETGKAVLNAVAAMKEIAEKISIIEEISRQTNLLALNAAIEAARAGEQGKGFAVVAAEVRKLAERSQTAASEIGGLSSSSVAVAEKAGNMLGKLVPDIQKTAELIQKISASSQEQNRSADQINAAIQSMDQGIQRNAGTSEEMAATSEELSAQADTLQNAISFFNTGDETRFRRAGPHVPRLPASQNIRLALPAPPRSAGSLTDQRFTKF; encoded by the coding sequence ATGCTCCAGAAGGCCACCGACAATCAAGATGCCGAAAGCCTGCGCCTGGACACCGAAATCAAAAAACGGACCGAAGAGTATTACAACAGCTTCAAAACCGTCGCCACAAACGAGACCGAAAAGGGATTGACCGCCCAATCCGGTCTGCAAGGGGCCTTCCGGGAGGCGGCCCACGCCATGGAAAAACAGATTCTGCGTTACGACACCGAGGAGATCTATCTGGCCTTGTTGCAAACACGCCGAACCGAAAAAGATTTTCTGTTGCGCAAGGAGGCCAAATACGTCACGCAACTGGAGGGAAATGTCAAGCAATTCTCGACTGTTGTAGCCGAGTCCACCCTGCCGGACACGATCAAGAAACAGCTTTCCGATCAGGCCGCTCTTTACCTGAAGGATTTCCAGAACGCCTCCGCCGCCCTGCTCGCCGGCAAGGGGGACGGATCCGGCCAGGCCCATGGCTATCGGGAGATCGCCCACGACATCGAACACGCCTTGCAGGCGTTGTATGTGCCGGGTCTGGCCCGGATCTATCTGGAACTGCGCAAGGATGAAAAAGATTATCAACTGCGCGGGGAAGAGAAATACGTAGCCCATGTCGCCAAACGCATCCAGGCCATCCATCAGGCATTGGCCAGCGCCACCATTCCGGATGACGACAAGAAGAGTCTCGCCAATGCTGCCCGGACCTACGCCCAAACCTTTGCCGCCCTGGTGGAAAAAGACCAAGAGATCCAAGCGGCTGCGGAAAGAATGCGGGCCGCGATCCACGCCATGGAGCCGCTGATTGCCGATCTGGTCAAAGAGGCCAGCACGGACATGAGCAAAACCGCCGATGAAACCAACAGCCACGCGCGCCACAACGCCCAACTGGCCCTGACCACCAGTCTGGTGATCCTGATGATCGGTGCTGTGCTCGCCTGGATCATCGGTCACGCCATTTCGGTCCCGGTCCGGTCGCTACAAAAGATGACCGAAATCTTTGGCCAGGGGGATCTGACCGTCACCACCGACATCCGGCAAAAAGACGAAGTGGGCCAGATGGCCACCTCCTTGTCGGCCACCGTCACCCGGTTGCAAGAGGTACTGGGACAGGTGAAACTGGCCTCCATCGAGGTGGCCCAAGGCAGTCTGCAACTGTCGGACGCCTCCCAGGGATTGTCCAACTCCTCCACCGAGCAGGCCGCCGCCATCGAACAGACCTCCTCGGCCATGGAACAGATGACCGCCAGCATCCGCTTGAACAACGACACTGCCCAGATCACCGAAAAAATCTCCCAACAGGCCGCCACGGATGCGGTGGAAACCGGCAAGGCGGTGTTGAACGCGGTGGCCGCCATGAAGGAAATCGCCGAAAAAATCTCCATCATCGAAGAAATTTCCCGCCAGACCAATCTGTTGGCCCTGAACGCCGCCATCGAGGCCGCCCGGGCCGGAGAACAAGGCAAGGGATTCGCCGTGGTAGCCGCCGAAGTGCGCAAACTGGCGGAACGCAGTCAAACCGCGGCCAGCGAGATTGGTGGCCTCTCCTCGTCCAGCGTCGCGGTGGCGGAAAAGGCCGGCAACATGCTGGGCAAACTGGTGCCGGACATCCAAAAGACCGCCGAACTGATCCAAAAAATTTCGGCCTCCAGCCAGGAGCAAAACCGCAGCGCCGACCAGATCAACGCCGCGATTCAATCCATGGATCAGGGGATCCAACGCAACGCCGGCACCTCGGAAGAGATGGCCGCCACTTCCGAGGAACTCTCCGCCCAGGCGGATACCCTGCAAAACGCCATATCCTTCTTCAATACCGGTGATGAGACCCGGTTCCGGCGTGCCGGCCCACACGTTCCACGCCTGCCGGCCTCCCAAAACATCCGACTGGCGTTGCCCGCTCCGCCCCGCAGCGCAGGCTCTCTCACGGATCAGAGATTCACTAAGTTCTAA
- the gloB gene encoding hydroxyacylglutathione hydrolase, producing MPQPHPSVEAVPAARDNIIWMIATGPNRYAVVDPGEADPVSAFLNQRAATLSHLLITHHHADHIGGIDILRQRHGGRVVGAGHDAHRLPRLDQPVSEGARLLLDDNRVAEVMEVPGHTLGHLAYRVDDALFPGDTLFGFGCGRLFEGTPAMMWHSLSRFRALPDTTRLFAGHEYTLANLDFVIHLEPDVAELHTLKQGFMEMLDGGGFTLPHPLGLEKRLNPFLRADDPALAARLGMAGADPVAVFALLRERRNRH from the coding sequence ATGCCCCAACCCCATCCCAGCGTCGAGGCTGTCCCGGCGGCCCGGGACAACATCATCTGGATGATCGCCACGGGTCCGAACCGCTATGCCGTCGTGGATCCCGGGGAGGCGGATCCGGTGAGCGCCTTTCTGAATCAACGAGCCGCCACCCTGTCTCATCTGCTCATCACCCACCACCACGCGGACCACATCGGCGGCATCGACATCTTGCGTCAACGCCATGGTGGTCGGGTGGTGGGAGCGGGTCACGACGCCCATCGCCTGCCCCGTCTGGATCAGCCAGTCAGCGAGGGGGCGCGTCTTCTCCTCGACGACAATCGGGTGGCCGAGGTGATGGAGGTGCCGGGACACACCCTGGGACATCTGGCCTACCGGGTGGACGACGCGCTTTTTCCCGGGGACACCCTGTTCGGTTTCGGCTGCGGTCGTCTGTTCGAGGGTACCCCGGCCATGATGTGGCACAGCCTCAGCCGGTTCCGCGCCCTGCCCGACACTACCCGTCTGTTCGCCGGCCACGAATACACCCTGGCCAATCTGGATTTTGTCATCCACCTGGAACCCGATGTGGCCGAACTCCACACCTTGAAACAGGGCTTCATGGAGATGCTCGATGGTGGCGGATTCACCCTGCCCCACCCCCTGGGGCTGGAAAAACGACTCAATCCTTTTCTGCGCGCCGACGACCCGGCATTGGCCGCTCGACTGGGCATGGCCGGGGCGGATCCTGTGGCGGTTTTCGCCCTGCTGCGGGAGCGACGCAACCGTCATTAG
- a CDS encoding class I SAM-dependent methyltransferase, producing MEAIRLQSWYESPLGRTAARVVGEAMGRWLRTNPSGHTLGFGYPHPYLGDGAPHLGTVLGCSPAEMGVAHWPRGGGNRIAQVRPDALPFPDESFDRVIMTHLLEGVQSPRATLRETWRVLVPGGRVLVMVPNRGGLWARRDATPFGWGRPYSPAQLRVTLEESLFLSRQSCYALFMPPLEGKRWLAAASAWEKAGARWFAPLGGVILWEAEKVVYAVPSIDAGNRHTSPQRRLAVPMCNNNRVREEEERNR from the coding sequence GTGGAAGCGATCCGTCTACAGAGTTGGTACGAATCCCCCCTGGGACGGACCGCGGCCCGTGTGGTGGGGGAGGCCATGGGGCGTTGGCTGCGAACCAATCCGTCGGGTCATACCTTGGGATTTGGTTATCCCCATCCTTATCTGGGGGATGGGGCGCCCCATCTCGGCACGGTGTTGGGTTGCTCTCCCGCCGAAATGGGGGTGGCCCACTGGCCCAGAGGGGGCGGCAATCGGATTGCCCAGGTTCGGCCCGATGCCTTGCCCTTTCCCGATGAATCCTTCGACCGGGTGATCATGACCCATTTGCTGGAGGGAGTGCAATCCCCCCGCGCCACCCTGCGGGAGACTTGGCGGGTGCTGGTGCCGGGTGGACGGGTGCTGGTGATGGTTCCCAACCGGGGAGGATTGTGGGCCAGACGGGATGCCACGCCATTCGGCTGGGGACGGCCCTATTCTCCGGCCCAACTGCGGGTCACCCTGGAGGAGTCGTTGTTTTTGTCCCGCCAATCCTGTTACGCCCTGTTCATGCCCCCCCTGGAAGGCAAACGCTGGCTTGCCGCCGCGTCGGCCTGGGAAAAGGCCGGCGCCCGCTGGTTCGCTCCGTTGGGGGGAGTGATTTTGTGGGAGGCGGAAAAGGTGGTGTACGCGGTGCCCAGTATCGACGCGGGTAATCGCCACACCTCTCCGCAGCGCCGTCTGGCCGTGCCGATGTGCAACAACAACCGGGTGCGGGAAGAAGAGGAGCGCAACCGATGA
- the xerD gene encoding site-specific tyrosine recombinase XerD, with the protein MNDISRIGAFLDELLVERGLANNTLEAYRNDLEGFAGFIAARGEGLLSVSREDLACWLEDLHQRGLAATSVARKLSAVRRLFRHLVEREVRADDPARLLSSPKRRRTLPKVLDEREVNELLAAPDDSTPLGLRDAAMLETLYATGMRVSELVTIGTQDLNAEMGFFRVVGKGDKERITLVGERALAMIARYVRSARPVLMQGCKPTPALFVTARGEPMTRQNFWYVIRRHAAMAGIVKTISPHGLRHSFATHLVKNGADLRGVQMLLGHADVSTTEIYTHVANERLKQVHARFHPRSGRGAD; encoded by the coding sequence ATGAACGATATCAGCCGTATCGGCGCCTTTCTCGACGAGTTGCTGGTGGAACGGGGATTGGCGAACAATACCCTGGAGGCCTACCGCAACGATCTGGAGGGATTCGCCGGATTCATCGCGGCCCGGGGAGAGGGGTTGCTGTCCGTGAGCCGGGAGGATCTGGCCTGCTGGCTGGAGGATCTGCATCAACGGGGGTTGGCCGCCACTTCGGTGGCGCGCAAGCTGTCGGCGGTGCGGCGGCTGTTTCGGCATCTGGTGGAGCGGGAGGTGCGGGCCGACGATCCGGCCCGACTGCTCTCTTCTCCCAAGCGGCGGCGCACCCTGCCCAAGGTGCTGGACGAACGGGAGGTGAACGAACTGTTGGCCGCCCCCGACGATTCCACCCCGTTGGGATTGCGGGATGCGGCCATGCTGGAGACCCTGTACGCCACCGGCATGCGGGTGTCGGAGTTGGTCACCATCGGCACCCAGGACTTGAATGCCGAAATGGGTTTTTTTCGGGTGGTGGGCAAGGGGGACAAGGAGCGGATCACCCTGGTGGGGGAACGGGCCTTGGCCATGATCGCCCGTTATGTGCGTTCGGCCCGACCCGTCTTGATGCAAGGGTGCAAACCGACTCCGGCTTTGTTCGTCACCGCCAGGGGCGAACCGATGACCCGTCAGAATTTCTGGTATGTGATCCGGCGTCACGCGGCCATGGCCGGAATCGTCAAGACCATCTCTCCTCACGGTCTGCGCCATTCCTTCGCCACCCATCTGGTGAAAAACGGCGCGGATCTGCGGGGGGTGCAGATGCTGCTGGGGCACGCGGATGTCTCCACCACCGAAATCTACACCCATGTGGCCAACGAACGGCTGAAACAGGTCCATGCCCGGTTTCATCCCCGGTCTGGACGGGGCGCGGATTGA
- a CDS encoding GAF domain-containing protein encodes MSDRNEQKVKQAHQQIQLQQEDLNRAHQNLERHAETLEQTVRKRTADLVRSQEKLQKLVELGVSLAQERDIDTLLENILLGGKALTHADAGTLYLRTKDDLLRFTIVRTDSLGISMGGAGHQPVLMPPVAMTQPDGTPNLKNVAAYAANSSETVVIADAYDSHRFDFSGVRQFDQKTGYRSQSFLTVPLKPRQGKVIGVMQLINATDPNTGGVIPFDPEVITFVEALAAQAAMTLDNQLLLQAQKDLFDAFIQLIAAAIDAKSPYTGGHCERVPELARLLAQAVCETDHPGFTDFTMTEDEHQEMRIASWLHDCGKVTTPEYVVDKATKLEGIHNRIHEVRMRFEVLHRDAEIACLQALLAGQSDPQTVRQTLEAELATLQEAFAFIARANVGGEFMTAADKERIRTLAQRTWIRHFDDTLGLSYAELKRKPPEARGLHVPEPLLADKVEHIIPRERDTTMRDESMGIRMPVPEHLYNMGEIYNLCIERGTLTYEERYKINEHVVQTLAMLENLPFPDSMARVPEFAGAHHETMRGTGYPRQLQRDQMSVPARIMAIADVFEALTATDRPYKEPKTLSQAIKIMGFMKKDGHIDPDLFVIFLKSGVYQQYAEKYLSASQIDTVDLTPYLS; translated from the coding sequence ATGAGCGACCGCAACGAACAAAAGGTCAAACAGGCCCACCAGCAAATCCAATTGCAGCAAGAAGATCTGAATCGCGCCCACCAGAACCTGGAACGGCACGCCGAAACCCTGGAACAAACCGTGCGCAAACGCACGGCGGATCTGGTGCGTTCCCAAGAAAAGCTGCAAAAACTGGTCGAACTCGGGGTCTCCCTGGCCCAGGAGCGGGATATCGACACCCTGCTGGAAAACATTCTGCTGGGTGGCAAGGCCCTGACCCACGCGGATGCCGGCACCTTGTATCTGCGCACCAAGGATGATTTGCTGCGCTTCACCATCGTGCGCACCGACTCTTTGGGGATTTCCATGGGGGGGGCGGGTCACCAACCGGTCCTCATGCCCCCCGTGGCCATGACGCAACCCGATGGCACCCCCAATCTGAAAAACGTCGCCGCCTATGCCGCCAACTCCAGCGAAACCGTGGTGATCGCAGACGCCTACGACTCCCACAGATTCGATTTTTCCGGCGTGCGGCAGTTTGACCAGAAAACCGGCTATCGTTCCCAATCCTTTCTCACGGTGCCGCTGAAACCCCGTCAAGGCAAGGTGATCGGCGTGATGCAATTGATCAACGCCACCGACCCGAACACCGGCGGAGTGATTCCGTTTGATCCGGAGGTGATCACCTTCGTGGAGGCCCTGGCCGCCCAGGCCGCCATGACCCTGGACAATCAATTGTTGCTGCAAGCCCAGAAAGATCTCTTCGACGCCTTTATCCAACTGATCGCCGCCGCCATCGACGCCAAATCCCCCTATACCGGCGGACACTGCGAACGGGTGCCGGAACTGGCGCGTCTGCTGGCCCAGGCGGTGTGCGAAACCGATCATCCCGGATTCACCGACTTCACCATGACCGAAGACGAACACCAGGAGATGCGCATCGCTTCCTGGCTGCACGACTGCGGCAAGGTGACCACCCCGGAGTATGTGGTGGACAAGGCCACCAAACTCGAAGGGATCCACAACCGCATCCACGAGGTGCGCATGCGCTTCGAGGTGCTGCATCGGGACGCGGAAATCGCCTGTCTGCAAGCATTGCTGGCCGGCCAGTCAGATCCGCAAACCGTACGACAGACCTTGGAGGCCGAACTGGCCACGCTGCAAGAGGCGTTCGCCTTCATCGCCCGGGCCAATGTGGGGGGGGAGTTCATGACCGCCGCCGACAAGGAGCGGATCCGCACCCTGGCGCAACGAACCTGGATCCGCCATTTCGACGACACCCTGGGTCTGTCCTACGCGGAACTCAAGCGCAAGCCCCCGGAAGCCCGCGGCCTGCATGTGCCGGAACCCCTGTTGGCCGACAAAGTCGAACACATCATCCCCAGGGAGCGGGATACCACCATGCGGGATGAGTCCATGGGCATCCGCATGCCGGTGCCGGAACACCTGTACAACATGGGGGAAATCTATAATCTGTGCATCGAACGGGGCACCCTCACGTATGAGGAGCGTTACAAGATCAACGAACATGTGGTGCAGACCCTGGCCATGCTGGAAAACCTCCCCTTTCCCGACTCCATGGCCCGGGTACCGGAGTTCGCCGGCGCCCATCACGAAACCATGCGGGGCACGGGTTATCCCCGTCAATTGCAACGGGACCAGATGTCCGTTCCGGCCCGGATCATGGCCATCGCCGATGTGTTCGAGGCGCTGACCGCCACGGATCGTCCCTACAAAGAGCCGAAAACCCTCAGTCAGGCCATCAAGATCATGGGCTTCATGAAAAAAGACGGTCACATCGACCCGGATCTGTTCGTCATTTTCCTGAAAAGCGGCGTATATCAACAGTATGCGGAGAAATATCTGAGCGCCTCCCAAATCGATACGGTGGATTTGACCCCCTATCTGTCTTGA
- a CDS encoding bacteriohemerythrin, with product MVVLGAGPLWWHYALAQQAHPAASSLVEGLFWSALTASAVGATVLVRLTVRLRRLFRGLDRLAETRTRGESLAAGGDVPPELRAWMDRLQSGSGGCDDVQTVMALHAGSLTACASELMKMRGLLRDDAEKSRENVTVVSKQNDLLASEIERVTQSVQETMENLTAISAASVQVSSSVLTIAAGVEQSSVSIAELATSSQQITGEIGIVSHNMGEVDVSVRNASLAVGEMNDSLETIRQQCQAAARESDQTSLRAHDSESIMVRLADATHEISHVVEIIDTIADQTKMLALNASIEAAGAGEAGRGFGVVANEMKDLAQKTANATKLILDRILEIKQTSVAVADSNHEIVSSIERITAATTEISNAVNVQMETTLAIGRDMERIATATGSVAQGTERLMVSVADVSRSAAEVKLGTTEIARSSSDVAQAAQAAAQDTNQALERVLGILESARKTRDASLLVRECMENASQTASLMHGSATQFDRLGGVLQDMINAFYATRLDLTEQTAPFFDMRAIKEAFLLLQARLELALSGRHPFEAGEAARIVAGCLHTLQTGSDPAFRESALFQDVSRRAGALLEQAEALGQRITSCASSAAPEAEKALVDHLQARNLFFRNLDRLYLGERELEVVCRPFFPWDERLVTGVREVDADHKKLVDMVNRLHLAMKEGEGREVLGALLKELADYTIFHFRREEEYFARYGYPDIAAHIREHQKLLAAVADLIQRFEAGDFSVAIDLLAIAKSWLIEHIMDVDMRFVPFLKSKGLD from the coding sequence GTGGTGGTTTTGGGTGCCGGCCCCTTGTGGTGGCATTACGCGCTCGCGCAACAGGCCCACCCTGCGGCTTCATCTCTGGTGGAAGGGCTGTTCTGGTCGGCGTTGACCGCCTCGGCAGTCGGCGCAACGGTGCTGGTGCGGTTGACGGTCCGGTTGCGCCGGCTTTTCAGGGGACTCGACCGGCTCGCGGAGACCAGAACCCGAGGCGAATCGCTGGCCGCCGGGGGGGATGTGCCACCGGAACTCCGGGCCTGGATGGATCGCCTGCAAAGCGGAAGCGGGGGGTGCGACGATGTGCAGACGGTGATGGCCCTGCACGCCGGCAGTCTCACCGCCTGCGCCTCGGAGTTGATGAAAATGCGGGGATTGCTCCGGGACGATGCGGAAAAATCCCGGGAAAATGTCACGGTGGTCTCGAAGCAAAACGATCTGCTGGCGTCCGAGATCGAGCGGGTCACCCAATCGGTGCAGGAGACCATGGAGAATCTCACCGCCATTTCGGCGGCTTCGGTGCAGGTGTCGTCCAGTGTGTTGACCATCGCCGCCGGGGTGGAACAGTCCAGTGTCTCCATTGCCGAACTGGCCACCTCGTCCCAGCAGATCACCGGGGAGATCGGCATCGTCAGCCACAACATGGGAGAGGTGGATGTCTCGGTACGCAACGCATCGTTGGCCGTGGGTGAAATGAACGACTCCCTGGAGACCATCCGTCAGCAATGCCAAGCCGCCGCCCGGGAGTCGGACCAGACCAGCCTGCGTGCCCACGACAGCGAATCCATCATGGTACGACTCGCCGACGCCACCCACGAGATCAGTCATGTGGTGGAGATCATCGACACCATCGCCGATCAGACCAAAATGCTCGCCCTGAACGCCTCCATCGAGGCGGCGGGGGCCGGGGAGGCGGGGCGGGGATTCGGGGTCGTGGCCAACGAAATGAAGGATCTGGCCCAAAAGACCGCCAACGCCACCAAACTGATCCTGGATCGCATCCTGGAAATCAAGCAAACCAGCGTGGCCGTGGCGGATTCCAACCATGAGATCGTCTCCAGCATCGAACGGATTACCGCGGCCACCACCGAAATCTCCAACGCCGTCAACGTCCAGATGGAGACCACTCTGGCCATCGGTCGCGACATGGAGCGGATCGCCACCGCCACCGGTTCCGTGGCCCAGGGCACCGAACGCCTCATGGTTTCGGTCGCCGATGTTTCCCGTTCCGCCGCCGAGGTCAAACTCGGCACCACGGAGATCGCCCGTTCCTCTTCCGATGTGGCCCAGGCGGCCCAGGCGGCGGCCCAGGATACCAATCAGGCCCTGGAACGGGTGCTGGGCATTTTGGAATCGGCCCGCAAAACCCGTGACGCCTCCCTGCTGGTGCGGGAATGCATGGAAAACGCCAGCCAGACCGCCTCCCTGATGCACGGTTCCGCCACCCAGTTTGATCGTCTGGGGGGGGTGCTTCAGGACATGATCAACGCCTTTTACGCCACCCGCCTCGATCTGACGGAACAGACCGCCCCCTTCTTTGATATGCGCGCCATCAAGGAGGCGTTTTTGTTGTTGCAGGCGCGGCTGGAACTGGCCTTGAGCGGGCGTCACCCCTTCGAGGCGGGAGAAGCGGCCCGCATCGTCGCGGGTTGCCTGCACACGTTGCAAACAGGATCCGATCCCGCTTTCCGGGAGTCGGCCTTGTTTCAGGATGTCTCCCGTCGCGCCGGGGCGCTGTTGGAGCAGGCCGAAGCCCTTGGCCAGCGGATCACTTCCTGTGCATCGAGCGCAGCGCCGGAGGCGGAAAAAGCGTTGGTGGATCATTTGCAGGCCCGCAATCTTTTTTTCCGCAATCTGGATCGGCTCTATCTGGGAGAGCGGGAACTGGAGGTGGTCTGTCGTCCCTTCTTCCCCTGGGATGAGCGTCTGGTCACCGGAGTGCGGGAGGTGGACGCGGATCACAAAAAACTGGTGGACATGGTCAACCGGTTGCACCTCGCCATGAAAGAAGGAGAGGGACGGGAGGTGCTTGGTGCCTTGCTCAAGGAGTTGGCGGATTACACGATCTTTCATTTCCGGCGCGAAGAGGAGTATTTCGCCCGTTATGGCTATCCGGATATCGCCGCCCACATCCGGGAACATCAGAAACTCCTCGCCGCCGTGGCGGACCTGATCCAGCGTTTCGAGGCCGGTGATTTTTCCGTGGCCATCGATCTGTTGGCCATTGCCAAAAGCTGGCTGATCGAACACATCATGGATGTGGACATGCGGTTTGTGCCTTTCTTGAAGAGCAAAGGGCTGGATTGA